A stretch of Aerococcus urinaehominis DNA encodes these proteins:
- a CDS encoding FAD-dependent oxidoreductase: MKYVIVGTSHAGYEAAQTILKQAPEAEIHLYERGQHPSFLSCGIQSYLEGISQSLDQIHYANEASYKKQGINIHINSDVTSFDADNKTVTVETADGSHQESYDKLIISPGGSASQLNIPGKDLDNVYFLRGREWAGKVKERMSEAKKAVVIGAGYIGIEAVEAFAKAGIDVTVIDVCPSVLYTYLDQEFIEKINKTLTDHGVTIKTGESVEEITGQDGLVSGVKTDKATYKADTVLMTAGMTPNTGWLKGLVEMDDRGFVKVDSHMQSSVEDVYVAGDATLIPFGPTGEKVSIALATTARRQGVIAALSALGHEANIRPVQGTSGLTLFEYHFATTGIKDSNADQYQGQVASKYIEMQKLPDFMADDTQIFAKIHFDAESHRILGGQMMSTADITDSVNTLSLAIDAHYTLEDLAQQDFFFQPGYDKPWHYLNVLAIEALGAEVTGADKMIF; this comes from the coding sequence ATGAAATACGTTATTGTTGGGACTTCTCATGCTGGTTATGAGGCTGCCCAAACGATTTTAAAACAAGCACCTGAAGCGGAAATCCACCTCTATGAGCGTGGTCAACACCCTTCATTCCTATCATGTGGTATCCAGTCATACCTAGAAGGTATTTCTCAGTCACTTGATCAAATCCACTACGCTAACGAAGCCTCCTATAAGAAACAAGGCATCAATATCCATATCAATAGTGATGTTACTAGTTTCGATGCAGATAATAAAACAGTAACTGTTGAAACTGCAGATGGTAGCCACCAAGAATCATATGATAAACTAATCATTTCTCCTGGTGGTAGCGCTAGCCAGCTGAATATCCCTGGCAAAGATCTAGATAATGTCTACTTCTTAAGGGGTCGTGAATGGGCCGGTAAAGTTAAGGAACGTATGTCTGAAGCTAAAAAGGCTGTCGTTATCGGTGCTGGCTATATCGGTATTGAAGCCGTTGAAGCCTTTGCTAAAGCTGGCATTGATGTGACTGTCATTGATGTCTGCCCAAGTGTGCTTTATACCTACTTAGACCAAGAATTTATCGAAAAAATCAATAAGACCCTTACTGACCACGGTGTAACCATTAAAACTGGTGAATCTGTTGAAGAAATCACCGGTCAAGATGGCCTAGTATCTGGCGTCAAGACTGACAAGGCTACTTACAAAGCCGATACTGTTTTAATGACAGCTGGTATGACACCTAATACTGGTTGGTTAAAAGGCCTAGTCGAAATGGATGACCGGGGCTTTGTTAAGGTGGATAGCCACATGCAATCTTCAGTAGAAGATGTCTATGTCGCTGGTGATGCCACCCTCATCCCATTTGGCCCAACTGGTGAAAAGGTATCTATCGCTCTGGCTACCACAGCTCGGCGCCAAGGTGTTATCGCTGCCCTGTCAGCCCTGGGTCATGAAGCTAATATCCGTCCTGTCCAAGGTACCTCAGGTCTTACACTATTTGAATACCACTTTGCAACTACTGGTATTAAGGATAGCAATGCTGACCAATACCAAGGTCAAGTAGCTAGCAAGTATATCGAAATGCAAAAATTGCCTGACTTTATGGCTGACGATACACAAATTTTCGCTAAAATTCACTTTGATGCAGAAAGCCACCGTATTCTAGGCGGACAAATGATGTCTACTGCTGATATTACCGATTCAGTTAATACCCTTTCCCTAGCCATTGATGCCCATTACACCTTGGAAGACTTAGCCCAACAAGACTTCTTCTTCCAACCAGGCTATGATAAACCATGGCACTACCTAAATGTTTTAGCAATTGAAGCTTTGGGTGCTGAAGTAACTGGTGCTGATAAAATGATTTTCTAA
- a CDS encoding M20 metallopeptidase family protein, whose product MNQTIKDFIQTHEAEMIEMRRYLHQHPELSNEEYETTKFFASKLDELGVPYRTLEPTGVVAEIKGDHPGKTVLLRGDMDALPVNELNDHLDYKSQNEGKMHACGHDSHVSMLFLALRALNENKDLIHGTVRFIFQPAEEIGMGAKQAVEQGVLEGVDNAFGMHIWTPDPTGKVSVEAGPCFAAADRFEVKFTGFGGHAAQPHMTKDALVMGAQFAANVQSVISRRIDPLKSGVLTIGTFESGDRWNIIANDATLTGTVRTFDNDTRDIIEAGVKSYAQAVADAWGGQVEVTYDRLLDFVDNEDQSSALAQKVVLESFGEDHLIHNPPTMGGEDFGIFSQLVPGAFATVGCRNAEKETDYPHHHARFNVDEDALKVGAELYAQYALAYLNQDQF is encoded by the coding sequence ATGAACCAAACCATTAAAGATTTTATCCAAACACATGAAGCAGAAATGATTGAGATGCGTCGCTATCTCCACCAACATCCTGAGCTATCTAATGAAGAATATGAAACGACCAAGTTCTTTGCTAGTAAACTCGATGAACTGGGTGTGCCTTACCGGACTTTAGAGCCAACTGGCGTAGTGGCTGAGATTAAGGGTGACCATCCAGGTAAAACTGTTCTTTTGCGGGGCGATATGGATGCTTTACCTGTTAATGAACTTAACGACCACCTGGATTATAAATCACAAAACGAAGGTAAGATGCATGCTTGTGGCCATGATAGTCACGTCTCTATGCTATTTTTAGCCCTAAGAGCCCTTAATGAGAACAAGGACTTAATTCATGGTACAGTGCGCTTTATCTTCCAGCCGGCTGAAGAAATTGGTATGGGTGCCAAACAAGCTGTTGAACAAGGCGTGCTTGAAGGTGTTGATAATGCCTTTGGTATGCATATTTGGACACCTGACCCAACTGGTAAGGTTTCAGTAGAAGCTGGTCCTTGCTTTGCAGCGGCTGACCGCTTTGAAGTGAAATTTACTGGCTTTGGTGGTCACGCGGCCCAACCACATATGACTAAAGATGCCTTGGTCATGGGGGCCCAGTTTGCGGCTAATGTCCAATCGGTTATTTCACGTCGCATTGACCCGCTTAAATCAGGCGTCTTAACGATTGGTACTTTTGAGAGTGGCGACCGGTGGAATATCATTGCTAATGATGCGACCTTAACAGGAACAGTTAGAACCTTTGATAATGATACCCGAGATATTATTGAAGCAGGAGTTAAGTCTTATGCTCAAGCAGTTGCTGATGCCTGGGGTGGCCAAGTTGAAGTGACCTATGACCGTTTGTTAGACTTTGTTGATAACGAAGACCAATCGAGTGCCTTAGCCCAAAAGGTAGTTTTAGAGTCCTTCGGTGAGGACCACTTAATTCATAATCCACCAACTATGGGTGGTGAAGACTTCGGTATCTTCTCACAACTAGTGCCAGGTGCCTTTGCGACAGTAGGCTGCCGCAATGCGGAAAAAGAAACAGATTATCCGCACCACCACGCTCGCTTTAATGTGGATGAGGATGCCCTTAAGGTCGGTGCGGAGTTATATGCCCAGTATGCCTTAGCTTACTTAAATCAAGATCAATTTTAA
- a CDS encoding YaiI/YqxD family protein, with protein sequence MKIYIDGDGSPVKGETAYLANKYQLDLIIVTSIDHYSQSPISDQVKYVYVDQGPDAADFRLAGLVQAGDLVVTQDYGLAAILLPRVRVLSQAGFEYTSENIEGLLAQRFYHHQARQAGYKTKGQKPFSQADRDKFSYFLEQVIDQELQR encoded by the coding sequence ATGAAGATTTATATTGATGGCGATGGATCACCAGTTAAGGGAGAAACAGCCTACTTAGCAAATAAATATCAACTAGATTTAATTATAGTGACTTCAATCGACCATTATAGTCAGTCACCAATTTCAGACCAGGTTAAATACGTTTATGTTGATCAGGGCCCTGATGCGGCTGACTTCCGCCTGGCTGGTCTCGTGCAAGCGGGGGACCTAGTGGTTACCCAAGATTATGGCCTAGCGGCTATCCTCTTGCCGAGAGTTCGTGTTTTGTCCCAGGCTGGCTTTGAATACACGAGTGAAAATATTGAGGGTTTATTGGCGCAACGTTTTTATCACCACCAGGCCCGCCAAGCTGGCTACAAAACTAAGGGGCAAAAACCCTTTAGCCAGGCTGATCGGGATAAATTTAGTTATTTCCTTGAACAGGTGATTGACCAAGAGTTACAGCGGTAG
- a CDS encoding ArsR/SmtB family transcription factor, translating into MVTANEIEEMSRLFKMVSYPSRVAILFLLKEGPHSVNQLVEGLDMEQSAVSHQLRLLKDARLVKSHREGKSQIYELDDLHVFSILEQSLTHIRER; encoded by the coding sequence ATGGTAACAGCTAATGAGATTGAAGAGATGAGCCGATTGTTTAAAATGGTGTCTTATCCTAGTAGAGTAGCTATTTTGTTCTTACTTAAAGAGGGACCCCATAGTGTGAATCAGTTGGTCGAAGGTTTAGATATGGAGCAGTCTGCAGTATCCCACCAGTTGCGTTTACTAAAGGATGCCCGCCTAGTTAAGTCACACCGGGAGGGTAAATCGCAAATTTATGAACTAGATGACCTGCATGTCTTCTCTATTTTAGAGCAAAGTCTAACCCACATCCGTGAACGTTAA
- a CDS encoding M20/M25/M40 family metallo-hydrolase, with protein MSKQRWQAIKSFTEVQGTSGREGRVRDLFRTHISPYVDQIDQSPLGNLFAIKGDLNNHKPTLMIAAHLDEVGFMVKQIKRNGLLEVVPLGGWNPYVVSAQRFTLQTRQADYPCISTAVSPHLLRQTKQSGQLQIEDIRFDAGFTSQDQALSYGVQIGDPIVPQVETILSANPDRFIAKAWDNRYGLCVISELLAELAGQELGCNLIVGASVQEEVGLRGIQGAVRHYQPDVFLAVDCSAADDLDGNPQAQGQLGQGFLLRMQDPSLISHAGLINYLRDLADEAQVSYQYFFSKGGTDASAAHVLNQGIPASVIGVCARYIHGHQTMASLSDYQAALDILKLAVSHFDADQLDQILAQA; from the coding sequence ATGTCCAAGCAAAGATGGCAAGCAATTAAAAGTTTCACTGAAGTCCAAGGCACATCTGGCCGCGAAGGTCGGGTAAGAGACTTGTTTCGCACCCATATCAGCCCTTATGTTGATCAAATTGACCAATCACCACTAGGAAATCTATTTGCAATCAAGGGAGATTTAAATAATCATAAGCCCACCCTGATGATTGCAGCCCATCTGGATGAAGTCGGTTTTATGGTCAAACAAATTAAGCGTAATGGACTTTTAGAAGTGGTGCCACTGGGTGGTTGGAATCCTTACGTGGTCTCAGCCCAGCGTTTCACGCTGCAGACCAGGCAAGCTGACTATCCTTGTATCTCTACCGCCGTTTCTCCTCATCTACTAAGACAGACCAAGCAAAGCGGCCAGTTACAAATAGAGGATATCCGCTTTGATGCTGGTTTTACTAGTCAAGACCAAGCCTTATCATACGGTGTCCAGATAGGAGACCCTATTGTGCCCCAGGTCGAAACCATCCTCAGTGCCAATCCCGACCGTTTTATCGCCAAAGCTTGGGATAACCGCTATGGCCTCTGTGTGATTAGCGAACTATTAGCAGAGCTAGCTGGCCAAGAACTAGGTTGTAACCTCATCGTTGGTGCCTCTGTTCAAGAAGAGGTAGGTCTCCGCGGTATCCAAGGGGCAGTCCGCCACTACCAACCCGACGTCTTTCTGGCTGTTGACTGTTCAGCAGCTGATGATCTAGATGGCAACCCCCAAGCTCAAGGACAACTGGGGCAAGGATTTTTACTCCGCATGCAAGATCCTAGCCTCATCAGCCACGCTGGCCTCATCAATTATCTGCGCGACCTAGCTGATGAAGCCCAAGTAAGTTACCAGTACTTCTTTTCCAAGGGTGGTACTGATGCTAGCGCGGCCCATGTGCTCAATCAAGGGATTCCCGCATCTGTTATTGGTGTCTGTGCCCGCTATATTCATGGCCACCAGACTATGGCTAGCCTAAGTGACTACCAAGCCGCCCTAGATATTTTAAAATTAGCTGTCAGTCACTTTGATGCTGACCAACTCGACCAGATTTTGGCCCAGGCCTAG
- a CDS encoding MBL fold metallo-hydrolase, which produces MTLQQISPHVYIYPTDPTRDRPNIGYVCGEDLAVLIDCGNSADHLESVLEAIEAAGLIKPQLALITHWHWDHTFGIQAFHDQGGISLAEAATNQTLNKMAEWSWTPQAMQDRLDQGIEAQFCHDYMLVEYDNPENIQVAPARISYQDRLDLSLGGVHLKIERKENPHTDDGVVIFVEEDQVLFVGDADSGNFYELDGGYRPEEFFAYIADIQNIPYQQYVHGHVPVLTSRQAVEDFWQAIETEEL; this is translated from the coding sequence ATGACCTTACAACAAATTTCTCCCCACGTTTATATTTATCCCACCGACCCAACAAGAGATCGACCAAATATCGGCTATGTTTGCGGTGAAGACCTGGCTGTCTTAATTGATTGCGGCAACTCAGCCGACCACCTGGAAAGTGTGCTTGAAGCGATTGAAGCAGCTGGTCTCATCAAGCCCCAGCTCGCCCTCATTACCCACTGGCATTGGGACCATACCTTTGGCATCCAGGCCTTCCATGACCAAGGCGGGATTAGCCTAGCTGAAGCAGCTACTAATCAGACTTTAAACAAGATGGCTGAATGGTCTTGGACTCCACAAGCCATGCAAGATCGGCTGGACCAGGGGATTGAAGCCCAATTTTGCCACGACTACATGCTGGTCGAATATGATAATCCGGAAAATATTCAAGTAGCCCCAGCTCGCATCAGCTATCAAGACCGGCTGGACCTCTCCCTAGGCGGTGTTCATCTTAAGATTGAACGTAAGGAAAACCCCCACACTGACGATGGTGTCGTTATCTTTGTAGAAGAAGACCAGGTGCTTTTTGTCGGCGACGCTGATTCAGGAAACTTTTATGAACTTGACGGTGGTTATCGTCCCGAAGAATTTTTTGCTTATATCGCAGACATTCAAAATATCCCCTACCAACAATATGTTCATGGCCATGTACCAGTCCTGACGAGCCGACAAGCCGTTGAAGATTTTTGGCAGGCCATTGAGACAGAGGAACTTTAG
- a CDS encoding zinc ribbon domain-containing protein produces MKEKYCFNCGQSLPQAAKFCPSCGIEQPPLDDSQQEAQINTELITDDNAQSQVQVGSVAATTDSQASEPVSGGDKIDNQESARTTKAPIFSVNTDQLKEELAELNFKDENKRYLQDFLANNLTLVLASFALVIFTFIIFNRAVGVIVALGLAGGIYVLAVKEKGKTSQLNDRIIQASQQGAKNLQEGQKSLQDQLASRHKQASNQVRSKHQTKSKQATKPWFIATIVASFLSMYGYIARGFQIFSTASLNDIITTTIESLNRLIDITSAGNHYFQSTRVADLLATAKLGRTALQVF; encoded by the coding sequence ATGAAAGAGAAGTATTGTTTTAATTGCGGTCAATCATTACCACAAGCTGCTAAATTTTGTCCGTCCTGTGGCATCGAGCAGCCGCCACTAGATGATAGCCAGCAAGAGGCTCAGATAAATACTGAGTTGATTACAGACGATAACGCTCAAAGTCAAGTTCAAGTCGGTTCAGTGGCGGCTACTACTGACAGCCAAGCGAGTGAGCCAGTAAGTGGCGGAGACAAAATTGATAATCAGGAATCAGCCAGGACGACTAAAGCACCCATTTTTAGTGTGAATACCGATCAATTGAAGGAAGAGCTAGCTGAGCTGAATTTCAAAGATGAGAATAAACGTTATCTGCAAGATTTTTTAGCTAATAATTTAACTTTAGTTTTAGCCAGCTTTGCCTTAGTTATTTTTACTTTTATTATTTTTAATCGCGCTGTGGGCGTCATTGTTGCCTTGGGGCTAGCTGGTGGCATTTATGTATTAGCCGTTAAAGAAAAGGGCAAGACCAGCCAGCTGAATGATCGTATTATCCAAGCTAGCCAGCAGGGGGCTAAAAACCTGCAGGAAGGACAAAAGTCCCTCCAAGACCAGCTGGCTAGTCGCCATAAGCAAGCAAGTAACCAAGTTAGGTCTAAACACCAAACCAAGTCTAAACAAGCGACAAAGCCCTGGTTTATTGCAACCATTGTAGCTAGTTTCTTAAGCATGTATGGTTATATAGCCAGAGGCTTCCAAATTTTTTCAACAGCGAGTCTTAATGATATTATTACGACAACAATTGAAAGTCTCAACCGGCTAATCGATATTACTAGTGCCGGTAACCATTATTTTCAATCGACTAGGGTAGCAGACCTATTGGCAACAGCTAAACTTGGACGGACAGCACTCCAGGTTTTTTAA